The segment AGAGATGGTGGTTATTTGCATGGGCATTAACTGTGCCATTTTCAATTTTCCTTATGTTCATCCAGCCAGTCGTGATCGACCCCATATACAATGATTTTTCTCCACTCAAAGATAAAGCATTAGAGACGAAAATTTTGTCACTCGCAGCGCAAGCAGATATACCTTCAAATCATGTGTATGAAGTGAATATGTCAGAGAAGACGAATGCATTAAATGCGTATGTAACAGGGATTGGTGAAAATTCGAGGATTGTGTTGTGGGATACGACATTAAACCGATTAACGGATGAAGAAATACTCTTTATAATGGCACATGAGATGGGCCATTACGTGAAAAAGGATATTTACCTAAACATCATTGTCTACTTGTTGATGACACTCATTGGTCTAGGGGGTATTGCAAAAATCATGCCTTGGATGATTAGACGTTATGGACCGATATTAAAAATTAAACAAATGAGCAATATTCATTCATTGCCATTGTTTTTATTGATTTCATCTTTTCTAGTATTCTTTTCAAGCCCACTGTTCAATGCAGTTTCACGCTATCAAGAGGCCCGAGCTGATGAATATGCAATGGAACTAATGGGAAATCCCGAAGCTGCGGTCTCGACGTTTCAACAGTTGACCAAAGTCGGGCTGGGCGAAGTAAATCCATCAGTACTTGTCAAATGGTTTCGCTACTCCCATCCACCAATGTTAGAAAGGATCAATAATGTATCCGATCAAGCTGAAAAGGAATTGAACTAGGTTTGAATCAATTGAAAACGCATCAAACCCTTTCATACCCTAGATTTGATGCGTTTCCATTTTATCTGAGAAACATCTTAATTTCAATCATAAGTTGTAAAGTATTTTCCTTCCATTTTAATTAAAATGAAAGGAGGGGGAATGATGATGAAACGGTGGACACAAACATTACATATCGCACAATTTCGCATTGCGCGACCGACTGATAAATTAGATCAGATAGAACAATTTTATTGCGAGGGTCTAGGGCTTACAAAAATTGGAGAGTTCAAAGGACATCGCGGATACACGGGTATTATGATAGGGTTACCGGATTCGACGTATCATTTAGAATTTACTGAGCATGTTGATGGAAGTCCGTGCCTTGCACCAACTAATGATAATTTACTCGTTTTCTATATGCCAGATAACTCACAAATTCAAGCTGTACAATCTCGACTCGCTAATATGGGCTATCCTGAAATCCCACCAGAAAATCCATACTGGGAAGAAAATGGTGTGACCATTGCGGACCCTGATGGTTGGCGTATTGTATTGATGAATACTGAGGGGATTTAAATGATATCAGAAATACTAATTCAAAAAATGATCCTAAAGGTCGCGATTGTTGTTGAAAATCAACATTCACGGCTTTTTCTCTGTCTATTATTTCTTCTGTTTAATTCGAATGGAACTTTGTGGTAAAATTTACTATAAGGAGGTTGGAGAAATGTTAGATGAAATGAAAAATATGATTAATCAGTTGGATGAAAAAGAATTGAAGTCCGCATTATTTCTATTCTATTGCCGCGCACAAGCTGTTGAGGAAGGGAATGGTTATTCAGAGCAGCAATTCTATTTAGATATAAATAAATCATATAATGACCTATTAGAATACGGAAAAAATAAGGCGCGCGATGATCAAGACGCGCAATATGAAGCTACTCATATTGTATTTGGGTATTCTCCGATGGGTAGTTTAAGAGTGGCATTAAAAGAGTTAGGACTATACCAAAAAGAAAAAATTATTACTTTTTCCGATTTGTTTTCAATCGGTCCGATTTGGCAATTACATAACGCACAAGGGATGGATTATCGATATGAATGGTTAAGGATGCATATAAATATTGATGAAGAGGTGCTATCCAATTATCAAGATAACTTTGAACAAACTATTTTAAACATTGATCAAATCCCAACCCATCACCCAATTATTATTTGGGCTGGAGAAAATTCACATGAGCAAACGGGTTTAAGATTTGTACTCAATTTATTAAAAGAGAAAACAAACGATATCATTATCATTAATGTAAACGAAGCATACAAAGCTTATTTTGATCGACCCGAAATTGATTTTACGCCACGAAGCACGGGGGAAATCTCACATGAGCAAATCAAACAAATTTATGAAAAGGAGAAAAATCGGAACGTCCTAACGCAAGCGGAACGGAAAACGCTTGAACAGCAATGGAAACAACTATGTGAGAAAAAAGAAGTGTTAAGGATTTGGCAAGATCATAAAATAATGAATGTCCCTGAAACTTTTTACGACGAATACATCATTCAAACAGTTAAGAAATCTCATAGTGAGCGAAAAAACAATGACTTTATAAAATCAGCGAGAATCATTGGTGAAGTAATCGGTCATTTGGACCAATATGTTGGCGATGGATTTATCGAATATCGTGTTAGACGTTTAATTGTGGATGGCATATTTGACATGGAAGGTGTTCCAAGGGCAATGAGATATTACAGTATTAAAATGCGATAAGGCATGAACTACTTAGTCTATTTTGCAATATTTGCTAAAGCGAGGATTTATGCAGTAAAAAACTTAGCAATGAAGGGGCGATGATTATGGACAAAAGCAAAATGAGTACAATTTTAGGTGCTTTATCAATCTTGCCGGTGATTGTAAGTGGTACTGTATTTTTTGCATTAAGAGGTCCTAATGCGGATGCTTATTTAATCATTAATATTTTCGGTGTTTTATCAATTATTGGTATTATACTCGCTGTTTTTTCTATTTTTATGTCGATTTCAACTAGACTCATAAGAAAATTATTATTTGGATTGGTAGGGTTAAGCGCAAATATCTTCGTTCTATTTTTGGCTTTCTTATTATTGTTAGCGATGGGTATTAGTGAGGCTTAAGGTTTCAGAAAAGCAGTGAATTCATTGTGGAAGTTAAATAAATGATCAGTAATTAGGGGTGTATGAAAACAATATGGAATCTAAGCTGATTATTATACGGGGAAACGCTGGGAGTGGTAAAACGACTACTGCGAAGAGTCTTCAAAATCATTTAGGGCAGGGCACGTTGTTGGTTTCTCAGGATGCAGTCCGTCGCGATATGTTAATGGTTAAAGATAGAGAAGGCAACCTTTCAATTGATTTAATTCGCCAAATAGCAGAATACGGTAAAGATAAATGTGAATTTGTCATTGTAGAAGGAATCTTGAATAAAGATCGTTATGGAGAAATGTTGAATCATCTAATCCAGTTCTATGGTCAAAAAGCGTATACATATTATTATGATTTATCTTTTGAAGAAACGGTCAAACGTCATAATACTCGTTCGAAAAAGTCCGAATTTGGAGAAGAAACGTTACGTGCTTGGTGGAAACCAAACGACTATCTTGGCGTTGATGGAGAAGTAAAATTGACGGATAAGATGTCACAAAGCGATGTATTTGAGTTAATTATAAGTCAAATACAAAACTAATTCGATTTGACTTATAAAAAACAGTACCATGAAACCTTTTTTAAACTCCGGAGAGGACAAATTTTTAATTGTTAAAAATTGCATTTATTATATACTGAATATTGCAAAACGATGAAAGGGGTGTCCATATATTTTGGAGCTATCTACTACTTTTAAAAATGTAATAGATTCCGTAGATAATACATATCAAACATTAGATTGTACAGGCGCAGCACTTGTAATTTACCAAAACAACGAATTGCAGGTCGAACGATATTGGGGGAAACATTCTGCCAAAGAAGATGCTCGTTTTGTACAATCAGATACAAAGTTTCATATTGCTTCCTGTCGCAAAAGTTATGTCGCATTTGCTGTTGCGTATGCGCTCCATCATGGATTCATTCAATCATTAGACGATGAAATTTTAACTTACCTTCCAATATCGCAACAGAATGAATTGTATAAAGGAACGACAATTCGCCATCTTGTTACGCATTCACATGGTCTTATAGAAAGAAATGGAGAAGTGGTGAGGGAATTTACTGCTGGTACGAGCTGGGCATATCGTGATATTAATGTTGAGTTAATTGCTAAAATTATTCAACTTGCAACGAAAAAAACGATTGCTGAAATAGTAACCGATGAAGTTTTTACACCTTTACATTTTACTGAAACAAATTGGTACAACACATTTGATGATACATTCGTTGACGTCATAGGAAAAGAAAATAATAGGCATTGGGCTGCTTCCCTAAACCTTGATGGTAGCAAAAAGAATTTATATACCTCAGCACGTGAACTAGCGAAATGGGGGCTTTTACATTTAAATAATGGTTCGTTAAATGGAAAACAAGTGATTGATTCGAACATTTTTAAATTGGCTACGACTTTACAAAATCCTTCTTATTCGAATGCGGATTTACCTGAGAACGGGATTTTTTGGTTTGTGAAAGATACGCAGGCTAATCAATCCGAGATAGGGGAGCTTGTGCCAAATGGTGCCTATCAAATTTTAGGTTATACGACGGTTACACTTTTAGTCATTCCAAGTGAGAATATCGTAGCCGTCAGAGCATTTAATAGCTATGGAAATCCTGGAGGGTATGATTACTTGAAGGATGTTAGGGCTTTTGGTGATGCTGTTATGTTGGATTTAAAATAATTGATTTAAACAAATCACGTGCTATGGATATCAAAATAGCTTTTCTCTATACAATTATAGAAGAAAAACAGAAAGATTGGTTAATTTATTATGGAAATAAAATTCAAAAACTTTTTCAGAGAAGAACTATCAATCGATCAAATTCAAGAAGCCATGGATCGTGGTGAAATAACATCCAAAGAATTAGTTATGTATTATTTAAATCGAATTGCAAACCTTGACCAGACTGGACCACAAATTAATTCCATGCTTGAAATAAACGCTGAAGCGATATTTATAGCAGAAGCACTAGATAATGAAAGAAATTTAAAAGGTGCTAGAGGTCCTTTACACGGTATTCCGGTTGTACTCAAAGACAATATTGAAACAAAGGATTCCATGCATACAAGTGCTGGAACACTCGCATTAGAAAACCACTTAGCCTTTCAAGATGCTTTTCTTGTAAAAAAACTGCGTGAGGCAGGTGCTGTTATGTTAGGAAAGGCCAATATGACAGAATTAGCAAATGGTATGTCGAGTGAAATGTGGGCAGGTTATAGTGCTAGAGGAGGACAAACATTAAATCCATACGGCGACCCTACACTTTTTGTTGGTGGTTCTAGTTCTGGACCCGCAGTGGTAGTTGCTGCGAATTTTTCAGTACTAGCTGTTGGGACTGAAACAGATGCCTCCATTCTTAGTCCTGCTATTCAAAATTCGGTAGTGGGAATTAAGCCTACTGTTGGTTTAATCAGCCGCAATGGTATTATCCCTTTTACATATTCTCAAGATACTGCCGGACCGTTTGCGAGAACTGTTAAAGATGCAGCCATTTTATTAGGTGCATTAGGGGGAACAGATGACCATGGTATTGCTACTAATAAAAGTGAAGGGAACTCACAACAAAATTACACAAAAGATTTAGATTCGAAAGGATTAAACAACGCTAGAATTGGAATATTTAATGATGCACCGAAAGGCTATTATGACTCTGGAGAATATGATGTACAATTATTTCAAAATGCGATTCAAGTTTTAACTGAACAAGGCGCAACGATAATTGAAAATATCAATATTCCTTCTTTTCATAGAGATTGGAAATGGGACGTACCTTTATATGAATTGAAACATAGCCTAGATAATTACCTTTCTAAGTTGCCTTCTCATATGCCGGTTCATTCAATATCTGAATTGATTCAATTCAATCGAAAAATTGGCGAAAAAGCATTGAAATATGGGCAAGATAAATTAGAACGTAGAGAAAGTTATTCCAATACACTAAGAGACTCCGAATATTTAAATGCAAAATTAGAAGACTTATATTTTTCTCAAGAACAAGGAATTGACTATGCTTTGAAGAAGTATGACCTCGATGCAATTGTTTTTCCGTCTTATATTGGTTCAACCATTAGTGCGAAAGCGGGCTATCCATCTATAGCAGTACCAGCTGGCTATATGGACAATGGCAGACCATTCGGAATGACGTTTGCAGGCACGGCTTTTAGCGAAGGGAATTTAATCAAATTCGCTTTTGCATTTGAACAGGCAACAAAGCATCGTATTGCTCCAAAGTTATAGGGGATTTTATTTGAATATTATAAGGGGACGATGAAATGAATATAGCAACGGATCGATTAATCATACGCAAATTTACGTATGACGATTGGCAAAGTGTACATGAATATACATCCGATACAAAAGTTATGAAATATATTCCTGAGGGTGTGTTTACTGAAGAAGCTACGAAAGAATTTATAAATCAAAATATGGGGGATAAAGCAGGAAAGTTCCCTGTTATATTGAAAGATGAAAACATTCTTATTGGACATATCTTTTTTGACAAATATTTTGGTGACCATACATACGAAATTGGATGGGTATTCAATCCTAAATATTATAATAAAGGATATGCTTCTGAAGCAGCAAAAGCGATTTTACAATTTGGTTTTGAAAAAATGAAATTACATAGGATTATAGCAACTTGTCAGCCTCAGAATACCGCATCGTATCGAGTTATGGAGAAGATTGGGATGAAAAGGGAAGGGTATTTCAAAAAATGTATTCCAAACGGAAATGAGTGGTGGGATGAATATTATTACGCTATTTTAGAAGAAGATTGGAATACAGCTGCAATAAAACATTGAGTAGAATATTGTTTGTGCATCAGGTGTATAAATTTTATTAATAGCGAGAAATTATTTTAATGTAACGCAAATACATCGCATCCGAATCGTGAGGACGTGTTTTATTTACAAAAAAAATTGGTCATTGAGACAGAGGGAAGCTTTCGTTTTAATGACGTAATTACTCGCGAAGAAATGGTAGTGATGATTGCGAAAGCGAGAAATTTAAGTGGTACATCAAGTGAAACAAAATTTAATGATATACCAACATCGCATGATAATTCAGGTTTTATCCAATCAGCAGTTGATGCGGGCATTGTAAATGGCGTAACAGCAACAAAATTTGAGCCAAATGGAAAATTAAAACGTGGACAGTTGGCAATCTTGATCGCACGTGCATTTGAACTTCCAGATGGTACTTTTAAGCCAAATCTCGAAGTCACACGTATATACGCCGCAGCTGTTTTAGCGCGGGCAATGCAGTATGCGGATAGTGAATAATAGCTGAACATCGAGTTAGTTTAAAAACGAGCTGGATTGAAACTTAAGAAAACATGTAGGGAAACCAAACTTTATTTGATTATTTGGCACAATTTATGGAGATAGAGGGGTTAGGCTCACCAAATTAAGAAATAGGAATTAATAAATCTCTTTAAGAAACAGATAAAATGAACAGGAAAAGGTGAGGATATAATGGAATATAGATTTTCGTTAAAAGAACAGTTATTTCAACTGGAAGAAAAATTATTAAAACCAGAAATTAGGATATCAAATGATGAGCTAACGAATCTTCTAGCAGACAGTTTTTTTGAATTCGGAAGCTCGGGTAAAGTATTGTACAAAAATGAAAGTGTTGGGGAAATGAATCTTGGAATAGTGCAAATGGAAATGAGTGATTTTGAGATTCATCCATTGTCTGAAGAAATAGTTTTAACAACTTACCGGATTTATAACGCGATGACTGAACAACATTCATTACGCAGTTCGATATGGAAGTTAATTGACGGTCGTTGGAAGATGCATTTTCATCAGGGGACAAAGGTAACTTCTTAACTGTGATTATTGCAAAATTTACGATTGTTTTAATGAATCATGGGTCGATAAATTGGACAAAATAAACAAAACTGAATAAATGTCCCATTTGCAAGTTAGCGGACACCGTTAAGCCACGAATATTGTTAAGTCAATGCTCGTGGTTTTTTACCTGGGCGGATTGATTGCAATAGAAATTTACTCCCCTCCCAACCGTAATTTTAGCATCTAAGATATATATAATAATTGCTCCATTGTGAAATGAAAAAATCCAATAGGTTGTATATAACACTTAAATTAAAAACAAGCATTCTAACTGTCCTAAAATCACGTTTGGGAACTAAATTAAATTAAAATAGTCAACAATAAAAGGGGTTATTTAACATTATATCAAAAGTGACAATGGGGGTAGTTTATGACTGTTGAATCAAATGCAAAAGGGACAAAGCGAAAAAAGATAGTAAAAGTTATACTGATTATTAGTTTTTTATTTACGGGGTTTATTGGATATGGAGTGTATTGGGCATTTTTCGATATGAACAGGCTGCCAACGGGAGAATATCTTACGGAAGCAACCTCCCCTGATGGTACGTATACTTTAAAAACTTATGTATCGGGTACAAGCTTAAGCGCTGATGCTGTAAGAGGTGAATTAGTATTTAATAAACGTAATGGTAAAACAAAAAATATCTACTGGAATTATCGAGAATCAACAGCCAAAATTGAGTGGTTAGATAATAAAACAGTAGTAATTAATGGGCATACGCTCGAAGTACCTAATGGAAATTATGATTGGCGTAAACAATAATTGGGCTTACCTTGTTTTGTTTAGCTACAGTTCGAATGATATTTTTAAATAATGGTTAGAGAACGATACAAAATTTAAGTATAGGGATGGACCATTAAGCCACGAACATTCGTGGCTTTCACAGCTTTATCTCCAACATCCCTCGAAGGCTAACTCAAATCATTATATATGCGCACAAATTATCATTTCAAATACCGCATTATGCTTTCTAGATAGCACTTTCAAGCCCAATTCAGAAATAACGCGCATCAATGCGGCAGCCGCTTTAGAACGGGCAATGCAGTATGCGAATCGTCAATAATAGCTGAAAATCGAGTAGTTTAAAAATGGGATTGATTGACTCTTAAGAAACCATGTAGGGAAAATACGGAATTTACTAAATTTATTCAGTGTTTTCATGCATAATTAACACGTCTGCCTATTTATCAAAGATTCCCATTTTCATATCGATAAATTTCAACTACATAACCAAGATAATTTAATTGTTTCAATGCTGTAAGATACAATTCTTGTTTTGGATTTTCTTCATCTATTATTTGTTGAAGAATGGTAGAACAATCTTCAATCCAAGTGAATACTATTTCATCTTGTGCAAACTCTTTAAGCCCATTTAATCCATTTAGTCTTTCTTGTGCGTGTTCTTTATTTTCTATTCCTTCTGTGCCACCACCAAACAACTCCACCCACATGATTACAATTCCAAAATATTGTTCTTCTGTCGGTTTAACTATATCAGTAGAGTGATAA is part of the Solibacillus sp. FSL K6-1523 genome and harbors:
- a CDS encoding M48 family metallopeptidase → MKKKWGLLAVLTFGLYVVAMYFYFFHSQNSEIPAALKGTAADPSTFLTARELVLSEDLSKIRNFLFFIATPFEWLLYFVILIAGISCLFEGRSPSQHKWAIWGNAQYLFFLSLLLFVLQFPLDYYRYVLSKSYGISTQPFSSWMRDNMIDFWMAFAMSVIVVTILYWLIKKSPKRWWLFAWALTVPFSIFLMFIQPVVIDPIYNDFSPLKDKALETKILSLAAQADIPSNHVYEVNMSEKTNALNAYVTGIGENSRIVLWDTTLNRLTDEEILFIMAHEMGHYVKKDIYLNIIVYLLMTLIGLGGIAKIMPWMIRRYGPILKIKQMSNIHSLPLFLLISSFLVFFSSPLFNAVSRYQEARADEYAMELMGNPEAAVSTFQQLTKVGLGEVNPSVLVKWFRYSHPPMLERINNVSDQAEKELN
- a CDS encoding VOC family protein, with protein sequence MKRWTQTLHIAQFRIARPTDKLDQIEQFYCEGLGLTKIGEFKGHRGYTGIMIGLPDSTYHLEFTEHVDGSPCLAPTNDNLLVFYMPDNSQIQAVQSRLANMGYPEIPPENPYWEENGVTIADPDGWRIVLMNTEGI
- a CDS encoding DUF1835 domain-containing protein, which codes for MLDEMKNMINQLDEKELKSALFLFYCRAQAVEEGNGYSEQQFYLDINKSYNDLLEYGKNKARDDQDAQYEATHIVFGYSPMGSLRVALKELGLYQKEKIITFSDLFSIGPIWQLHNAQGMDYRYEWLRMHINIDEEVLSNYQDNFEQTILNIDQIPTHHPIIIWAGENSHEQTGLRFVLNLLKEKTNDIIIINVNEAYKAYFDRPEIDFTPRSTGEISHEQIKQIYEKEKNRNVLTQAERKTLEQQWKQLCEKKEVLRIWQDHKIMNVPETFYDEYIIQTVKKSHSERKNNDFIKSARIIGEVIGHLDQYVGDGFIEYRVRRLIVDGIFDMEGVPRAMRYYSIKMR
- a CDS encoding kinase is translated as MESKLIIIRGNAGSGKTTTAKSLQNHLGQGTLLVSQDAVRRDMLMVKDREGNLSIDLIRQIAEYGKDKCEFVIVEGILNKDRYGEMLNHLIQFYGQKAYTYYYDLSFEETVKRHNTRSKKSEFGEETLRAWWKPNDYLGVDGEVKLTDKMSQSDVFELIISQIQN
- a CDS encoding serine hydrolase domain-containing protein, producing MELSTTFKNVIDSVDNTYQTLDCTGAALVIYQNNELQVERYWGKHSAKEDARFVQSDTKFHIASCRKSYVAFAVAYALHHGFIQSLDDEILTYLPISQQNELYKGTTIRHLVTHSHGLIERNGEVVREFTAGTSWAYRDINVELIAKIIQLATKKTIAEIVTDEVFTPLHFTETNWYNTFDDTFVDVIGKENNRHWAASLNLDGSKKNLYTSARELAKWGLLHLNNGSLNGKQVIDSNIFKLATTLQNPSYSNADLPENGIFWFVKDTQANQSEIGELVPNGAYQILGYTTVTLLVIPSENIVAVRAFNSYGNPGGYDYLKDVRAFGDAVMLDLK
- a CDS encoding amidase family protein, which gives rise to MEIKFKNFFREELSIDQIQEAMDRGEITSKELVMYYLNRIANLDQTGPQINSMLEINAEAIFIAEALDNERNLKGARGPLHGIPVVLKDNIETKDSMHTSAGTLALENHLAFQDAFLVKKLREAGAVMLGKANMTELANGMSSEMWAGYSARGGQTLNPYGDPTLFVGGSSSGPAVVVAANFSVLAVGTETDASILSPAIQNSVVGIKPTVGLISRNGIIPFTYSQDTAGPFARTVKDAAILLGALGGTDDHGIATNKSEGNSQQNYTKDLDSKGLNNARIGIFNDAPKGYYDSGEYDVQLFQNAIQVLTEQGATIIENINIPSFHRDWKWDVPLYELKHSLDNYLSKLPSHMPVHSISELIQFNRKIGEKALKYGQDKLERRESYSNTLRDSEYLNAKLEDLYFSQEQGIDYALKKYDLDAIVFPSYIGSTISAKAGYPSIAVPAGYMDNGRPFGMTFAGTAFSEGNLIKFAFAFEQATKHRIAPKL
- a CDS encoding GNAT family N-acetyltransferase, with translation MNIATDRLIIRKFTYDDWQSVHEYTSDTKVMKYIPEGVFTEEATKEFINQNMGDKAGKFPVILKDENILIGHIFFDKYFGDHTYEIGWVFNPKYYNKGYASEAAKAILQFGFEKMKLHRIIATCQPQNTASYRVMEKIGMKREGYFKKCIPNGNEWWDEYYYAILEEDWNTAAIKH
- a CDS encoding S-layer homology domain-containing protein — encoded protein: MFYLQKKLVIETEGSFRFNDVITREEMVVMIAKARNLSGTSSETKFNDIPTSHDNSGFIQSAVDAGIVNGVTATKFEPNGKLKRGQLAILIARAFELPDGTFKPNLEVTRIYAAAVLARAMQYADSE
- a CDS encoding nuclear transport factor 2 family protein, with protein sequence MEYRFSLKEQLFQLEEKLLKPEIRISNDELTNLLADSFFEFGSSGKVLYKNESVGEMNLGIVQMEMSDFEIHPLSEEIVLTTYRIYNAMTEQHSLRSSIWKLIDGRWKMHFHQGTKVTS
- a CDS encoding DUF5412 domain-containing protein; amino-acid sequence: MTVESNAKGTKRKKIVKVILIISFLFTGFIGYGVYWAFFDMNRLPTGEYLTEATSPDGTYTLKTYVSGTSLSADAVRGELVFNKRNGKTKNIYWNYRESTAKIEWLDNKTVVINGHTLEVPNGNYDWRKQ